A segment of the Zingiber officinale cultivar Zhangliang chromosome 8B, Zo_v1.1, whole genome shotgun sequence genome:
GCTGTCGCTCGGCAGAAACAGCGGAGCAAtatggctagggcagaggaaagggtGGCCGCCACTCTCCGTTCGACGGCGACAGACGGCGGAGAAGCTAGGGCGCAGCCTCGGCAGGAGTAAGCTCGGCGGCGCTTGGCGCTGGGAAGGAGGCGAAAGAGCCGACGCTGTCGCGAGGTAAGGGGAGAAGAGTTGGCGACTCGggcagaagaaaagaagaggagaaaCAAGGAACCGTCGGGGTcggggaggttagggcacgggagaaatcggcgtgagaggagaagggaagaggGCGCACGGTTTTcggcaaggaaaagaaaacaaataagaaaaaggggaaaaaagaattaattaaataaatcttttcctcacttaaatgggtagcttaaacaggcttttccggaccctgtttttatccccgtcaactcatccgtacgagctccgaaaaattcccgaaaaattttcaaaaattttggaaaattcccttattaatattcgcctattttccggtattttacaattactaaccttgagtgcaacccctaattcagtaggcttctccattggatttgactcgagtctatATTTGATTTTAACTTGATCTTTTACCTtcatcggcgtctcgtgaagtttgatcaactggatccacagctcatatgcattcttgtacttttctaatctgcataaaatattgttaggtaaaacattacaaataatgttacttacctttttgttcagttccgagttttgagaaggtttcctcaaaattagcatataatcgatgtctacgcttcctaagaagcattccattaatcgcttccagtagttgaagtcttcatgatcgtagggtggtggttcgcaggggtttcgtccttctagaagagtcataatttcttgcacacagagaaacaaacaaaagatcccaagacttggtcttggattagcagtacaaaaaaaataatatttcactattttcgaaaaaactaataaaatattattaaaatattaataaaaaaatattatttcaaatttttgaaaatgtaatatcttgtcaatactaagcaatggtgaagagatgacgatgtatttttcaaaaatagttttggagggaaaaaaatgaaaggtacCTGCTATTGGTGGTTACCTTTTATCTTGTCAccttttattttaaagacaaacgatatctaatttttctttcaaaaagtcccccctttgcctgattggtggttgcaccaaatcagagcggtacctgctctgataccacttgtaggaccgttagattcgatagagggggggtgaatatcgattcgaaaagtcgagtaaaaatacgcagcggaaaagtaaatgaacacagttgtttttacttcgttcggagcctgtgacgactcctactcgaaggcccgtggtccttgaccactttcgttgggcaatcactaacaattcgaatataattacaaaatgaatacaggaaatgctagtgaaacaaagtaataccgacaagaaaattattaaaaaccgaaggagcactttgtcgaagctttgttggcgtcgcagtagagcagcaggaccagcagtagaagagttctcagattgatgattgattatctgaagctcctgcctggggcttcttttatatgttgctccgggcgcctggattccttccgggcgcctggaatgtgacgtagctgctcaaaccgtgatgctccacgtggcgacgacttggctggatataatttgccttccgggcgcccggatcccctccgggcgcccggaccaccttgttccagaaaactcccttttcctgcaaaacaaagttagtccgaggcaatatatatcctgcaagatagattgttagcacattttataatagtatgaattagcacaaatagtatgacttagattccgtctttccgagaccggaatctagtcacgatctcgacttagatatccgaaatggatctaagccagatcgacgcctaatgttcccttcccgggaacgcgtcctcgcagtcactcccctccagtgacttaccttacttacctgccagacgtccggtcagcccgtcgacccgtctggacttctcgccaagcgttcggtcatcccgtcgacccgcttggacttctcgccaagcgtccggtcagcccgtcgacccgcttggacttctcgccagctatccggtcagcccgtcgacctagctggacttcgtgccagacatccggtcagcccgtcgacctgtctggacttctcctgcacactcgatcaaagtgtcagacaacaacaaaactaacttaacctatttgtcatttatcaaaacctaggttagaccgttagtgctacccgcaccaacacattgTACTTGTTCTTTACGTGGATGATATATTGTTGCAAGCAATGATATGAGTTTGCTACTAGAAATCAAGTCATTTCTATTCGGTAAATTTGAAATGAAGGGTCTTGGTGAAACATCTTTTGTCTTAAGCATACAGATTGTTCGTGCTCATTCAAGGTACACACTTGGACTATCGCAAAAGGCCTATATAGAAAAGGTGCTCATTCGGTACGGTATGTAGAGTTGTGCTCCCGGCGATACTCCGGTGGCAAAGGGTGATAGACTTAGCTTGCAACAATGTCCACGTAATGAACTTGAGATCAAGGAAATGCAGCAATTCCCCTATGCATCAGTAGTAGGGAGTTTGATGTATGTGTACGCGTCCTGATCTTGCGTACATTGTGGGGATGTTGGGTAGATATTTGAGTAACCCTGGACCAGCGCATTGAAAAGTTGTAAAGAGGGTTATGCGGTATCTGCAAAGAACGAAGGATTACATGCTCACTTATCAGAGATCGAGTCATCTGGAGatcattggatattcagactccgaTTTTACTGGATACTTGGATAGCAGGAGGTCtattttgttggaaccccaaggttgttttggtgtgatcaaaaaGTTAAGTTAGATCTTATGTGtttttaatcttgtgtctaagtgtgcaggagcttaggaacacaggtagtcgagcggaagacgcaactagcgagaaggacggtacgcggtgcatccgagggacgaggcgctgcggaagagtacaatgacgaacgagaaggaagcgtgcggtggttccgagggatgagaagttggagcggaagactgctcgagcaagagacgcagctagcgagaaggtcggcacgaggtgcgaccgagggacgaagactgcagatgagtacgctggcggacgagaaggacgcacacggtgattccgagggacgagaagccggagtagaagcctgctcaagaagaccggaagttgggttcgggtgagccctattccggatggcagagatcacccaagcaagcgaaagACTCGGCCTGAGGCGAAcggagtcggagcagaagactcgggctgaaaaaagtcagcagggttgactttcccagccggggcgcctggaactgtccagggcgcctggaccagtccgaggcacccggaatgcttccgggcgcccgaacctaaACTTTGACCAAGATCGTGTcaatcgcgatctgaacgttgggggataaagttttatccccctcagagcgcctggaacccttcggggcgccccgaccaaggttataaatatagctttggtctagaagcttttaatTAACACAAGCAATTTACTTCCAATGCTTGTACGCTCAATTTCTAGATTAACTTCTCTGttttgcgcttcaacgttgtaggaggtttctccgcctgaaggagtatttagtgctacattttccttggattaataacctccccggttgtaaccaagtaaatcccggtGTGCCTCATCTTTTCTGTTTTCCTGTTTAAgttataatttatgcaagtgttctattgaaagatcaagaagggttgtgttttttttacaagctattcaaccccccctcccttctagccgacccagcGGTCCAACATATTTCAGGTTATACCTTCATGTTGGCGGAAGGGGTTATATCATGGAAGCGCCAAACAGACGCTAATAGCCACTTCCACTATGGAGGCAGAGTTCATATCCTACTATGAAGTTTCCAACCACGGGATATGGATGCGGAACCTTATCACAGGGTTACAGATCATTGGAGGCATTGACAGACCATTGAGGATCAACTATGATAACAAAGTTGTAAAATTATATTCCAAGAACAACCGCAGTTCGTCGAAGTCTAAACACATTGACATAAAGTTTTTGACGGTTAAAGAATAAGTTCAGAGTGGTCAAATAATAATAGAGAATATAAGGACAGATTCTATGTTAGCGGATCCACTCACCAAGGGTTTACCACCCAAGGTGTTTCATCAGCATGTACTAAATATAGGGGTTCTTCCTTTTGATGAAGTACTCATTGTGTAGAAATCTGTATTTTGTGTGATGCTCTATGTTTATAAACACATATTTTTGACTCATTATATATACTGTAGTTTTtcttatatgtgtgcatgattttaTGAATGTTATATTTACTATTGCTGTTTTTGCATTTGGTTGTTGTAAATATGATATGAACTCTGCTTGGAGTCATAAAGTCGAATCATGATTTACCACTGCAGTTTAGCATCAAGTTTTGGTAAATATGATTTGGACCCGTTTGGGTCATAAGAGGACTTATTGAGAATGAGCACTTGCATATCACATTTCGTGTCATTCTTGTACTACATATCCACATTTGATCTATGTCGTTAATGATATTAGTACTATGATTACTGTTGAATCTTGTTACAGTTATAGTGACTATGACTTCTTTAGTTCTATACTAATTGATTTAATAGACCAGATTGTTTAAAGGGGCATTTaacccataaagtttgatatgtTGAGCTCAACTTAGGGGTTGTGTGGTGTATAAAGAATCAAGtatagcccaagtgggagattgtagaattaagtccacatgggtggactagatccaattgagtccacatgggtgaacttaatctccataagGTTGGACTCACACTTGATTAATACATACGTAACCAATTACCAATAAAGTAACTAAACCAATTAAGTGATCTCATGCTTCATGCATATAAAGAGAGTTTGGATTAAATAGATATGGATTTAATGTGTAGCTCTTATAACTCGGTTCATTAACATTGATGGACTATTAATGATGGATGAGATTTTATGGTAAATAGTCCCTATATGTTGGGCCAAGTGTAAAAGGGAAGAGATAGGGTTCATTAGAGAATGTTGAACCTAGTTCTTCCTTTTGGTTTCTTCTTTCCCATTTGAGAAGAAAAGTATTTACCGGTTCAATCCTGTGGAAGACGTCCGTTGCGCTCGCGGGATACTACGACGATAAGTAAGAAGCACTAATCTTTACAATGAATTCAAGTCAGTCATCTAAAAGgttattatttcattttttttatactttaaaaATGATGATAACTAAATCCTTAAAAGAAATACATATTCTTGATGTATTGCAAGTCTTACAGCAATTAGCTAGGATTGTTGAATTTTATAATGCTATTCAAGTGACTAACGACTCTTTTATTGGTGGTCAATATCTCAAGAGTCTTttcttaatattaatattaattatcaGGCAAGTGATTCGTTTCCCTTTAAATATAGTAATTAAAATAAGTCTttcattaagttttaattattttaaaagttgttTTTTCTAATTGCCATCTACACAAATCAGTTCACGCTAGAATCGGGAATATTCAAGTTGTTTTTAGATACGCACTCAAGAATATTATTCATGATTTAATAACGTGTATGTTGGAAAGGTACTTCTTCAATTAGCTTTGTCAATTACACGGATATGATCGATCTTTTCTTGAGATATGTATAGATTTCTGATTATGGCACTTCAACCACTGTATAGTTTCATCACTCATGACTCTGCTGCAAGATCATCTCTTAGCTTCTTCTGCATTATTTATGCAACTAGCCGGTTACCAATAATTCGGATACTGATCCTCCCAAATCACAAAAGGATACGGGGGGTGCATGAAAGGGCCTTGGCCAAGCCAAGCTAGTTCTATTGGTTTCTCatctttcttctcttccttcttctcatctttcttctcttccttcttcaccTCTGCCACGCTGAGGAGCTCCACGtgccccatcttcttcctcagaaCCCTTGTTAGATCCACCGAGTCAACATCTCCCACGACGACAATCTTATCATCTTCCAGCGCCACCGATACGACGCCTGCATGCATATAATTAAAAGCATAATCAATTAGAGCGCGAGAATGAAGAAGCAGAGAAAAAACAGAGGAAGTTAATTCCTCGCGAACGAACGAAGTGATTAATAATAACGCACCGTGCACGCCGACAGCAGTTTGGAGAGCCTTCGCCTTCTTCTTGGGGTTATCCATCGTCAGCTTCATCACCATCTTTTGCtgaatttgtttatttttttattttaacagaAATTCAATCAGCAACTaaacagagaagaagaagaaggaagaagaagaagaagaagaaataactaTTCCATATATAAAGGTGTACGAGTGCACTGACCTGAACCATCCTGAGATACAAGAAACTGCTCTTTAACTTCTTGAATCGAGGAGATGAATTGGAGTGGATTGGGACTTGTGTGTAACTGATGATCCAAAAGCTCGTAACTACTCGCTCTTTTATACACAAAACAGAGGAGTAGGTAGCAATGCCAATGACCTGTTCGGTGGCACGCAAGGTTTGAACTAAAACGCGGTGTTGATTCTATTGACCCCGTCGTCAGTCTTCGGACATCATTTCAATAGTTATAATTGGAAATTAATATTCCAATAGTTATAATTAAGAGTGCTAATAACATTCAATAATTTACAGTCTttatcagtttcttatatttTGTATTTGCTAAACCTTTCCAGTTTGCTGGTTTGAAACTAAATAAagccattttttttttgtgtaactTTTCCTTTTGGATTggcaattgaaaaaaaaaaaacctaattaaCTGTGATGAATTCCATGTCAAACATTTGATTCAATAAAGCAACATCAAATTGTATGTATAAGATTCctgtttttttctaaaaaaacttTTTTTACTTAATCTGTTTGACTACATGTATCCTTAATGTATGGTTCTTTTAACTGTCGAAGAACCTTCTTGgtccttctatttttttttgtagacATTTGAGGAGGCTGATACAAAACATGATGATAGAATTGATAAAGAAGAATGAGTCTTATCTTGCGGCATCcctctcttttaaaaaatatctctcCAATACCTCAGGTGATCTAGTCTATGATTCAGTGAACATTTTTACCTTCTGTATGTTGGAATGAACAAAATATTGTACAATTAAAATTTCATTTACTGATCAAAGAATTGATGACTTATTAATGTAACAAACATGGTGAGTAATAAACCATTGATTTAAATAAATGCACATATAGATAAAGCAAGTGGACATTTTTATGATAGGACACCACAAATTTAGCTTTGTTGTCGACAAGCAACTGTACAGAAGATAATTGTAAAACACCCTTACCTCAGTAGTTGAGGTAGAGCTCATTTCTCAGACGACAGGTTTCAATGTTGCAGTGATTCTATAGTAACATATAcggaaaaatatatatacagaGCACAATTACTTGAATTATAAATCTTATTTTACTTCCTGGTCATACCTTGTAAATTTCATGCCAAAGTTTCTCACATAGGAATAGATTTCTTTCTTCAATTCATTGTGCTAGGTATTTCTTTTACATGTATTTATTTCATGCCACATTGAGACATGCATACCCTATTATTATATTCATGTGTTTAATTTGTACTCACAGGTTAAGAAAATAATTTCTACTGTGGATGCAGGTGCTTGCTTATAATTACATGATTAGGAATTTAGGATTGTGATTTAATGTAAGAAAAGAATATCGTTATTGTTATGACCTCAACAGACATGGTGTTAATTAGTTATAACCTTGATTAGATGTGGCTCTAGAATTGCTTTCATATTTCATGTTACGCAATTGGAAACAAGCTTTTCCTTGGAAGAATAGCATTGTTGATATATAATATTAAGATTCTGAGGGTACTTTTGATAATATCATGATCTTGAGGTATTTTGTAAAAACagttaaaatttatttgtttgttttgacTGATATAGGAAGCGGTACTACCTCAACGTAGTAAACAGGTTCAAATACAACCCAAGTCTAATCTAATTGGAACCTCTCAGCTGAATTTAGTATTTATGTATATTGGCATTATGATCATTCTATAAATTGACACGAGCTGACAATTTTGACGTGTTTCATTCGTTGAATTGAATCTCTCTATACAATAATATGAAGAATATATATTCTAAAAAACATGTCGGATGAACAGAGCTTTGACTAACTGATTGCTGTACTTGGCGAAAAGTCTTCCAGGTCGAAAGACTGGATTATCGAGTTCTGAATTCTGGGTAAGAAGACGGGCATACAAGGTAAGAGAGGTGTAAAAAGGTGGAAAACCAGATTCTTAACAAAAAGGTTGGAATTAGAAGAGATCACTAGATCGGATATTAGAGTGGATGAAGATCATGTAGAAACTTTAGGTTCATTTGATATAAAATAATTAGTTTTGATTGGTACATTAAATGGAATATGTACTTGAAGGTTTGGGGATTGAAAAAtcctattttaaaatttatcaatcGATGGATGATatggggtttgaatctcggcatAGCCGAGGTGCGCTAAgcactagtagtcatccgtgatttaacTCCTCCAtgttgaccctgggacgggttgacaATAGCGCTGGGAGCGAGCGTAGTCACCTTTACCACCATTGTTAAACTTTATTTGCAACTACTGCAACTCAACAATCAAAATCAAGATCTCATCTGCAACACTCTCTCAAACAACACTTAAAAAGGAGAATTGTGTTTAATCccttttactttctttttctGTGTTGTGTTTTTACCTGAGTGAGAGTTGTAAATCCTAATACAATTGTAAAAGATTTTTCCACCTTTGATACTGTTATAAGAATGAGAGTTTATAATGAAAACTGTGATTATTGGTATTGATCCTTAGATTAATTAGCTGAAGGAGATGGATACAAGATGTTAGTGATCTGGAGTGCTCAGCTTCACATATCCATCATAAAATTAAGAAGAAGAATCGACGTGAACTAGTCACTCTCCTTGGCTTAGGTGTCCTAACAGTTAGTGATCCGTTCTAATCTTCTGACTTAAATTGTTAAATTTCTTATAGTGCTAATTGAAACCCGTAATATTATtagttttaattattattaaatagcaattaattatcattaaataGAAGTAACCCAAGTCAATACTCAAGTCAAtattatttagttttaatttattgattaaatctgTAGATAAACCCATGGGGCGGCGATAGTTTTAATTTCCTCGCAGAATAGCTTTCGCAAATAAATCAACGAAAGCGATTTTAATGAAATTTCTTGTAGCTATAGTAATTAGTTGTTGATTTGTCGCTAATTCATTGGCTGCGGACGTGGCCTCATTATAATTCCGGTTAaattgaatatatattttggccTCTGTTTTGGATTCGGATCAACGCGATGCGACCATGTGATGTGAGCCagattatgatattatttttctTCACTCGAAAAAATAAATGATTTTGCCGATTCGTCATGTTAGTGACGTGGTCTTTATTCTTGGATTAGATCTGGAAGGCAT
Coding sequences within it:
- the LOC122015804 gene encoding disease resistance protein Pik-1-like, coding for MVQQKMVMKLTMDNPKKKAKALQTAVGVHGVVSVALEDDKIVVVGDVDSVDLTRVLRKKMGHVELLSVAEVKKEEKKDEKKEEKKDEKPIELAWLGQGPFMHPPYPFVIWEDQYPNYW